A part of Perognathus longimembris pacificus isolate PPM17 chromosome 18, ASM2315922v1, whole genome shotgun sequence genomic DNA contains:
- the LOC125367112 gene encoding cytochrome c oxidase assembly factor 6 homolog has protein sequence MAAPTRRERQVCWGARDRYWRCLDENAEDAARCRALRSSFEDSCPAQWIKYFDIRRDYLKFKEKFEAGEFEPSNQLQIPRLFLNFLQGLKRFFLLIQRCCAASRTA, from the exons ATGGCGGCCCCGAccaggagggagaggcaggtgtGCTGGGGCGCGCGCGACCGCTACTGGCGCTGCCTGGACGAGAACGCCGAGGACGCGGCCCGCTGCCGGGCGCTCCGGAGCTCCTTCGAGGACAGCTGCCCCGCGCAGTGG ATCAAATACTTTGATATAAGAAGAGACTACTTGAAGTTTAAGGAAAAATTTGAAGCAGGTGAATTTGAGCCTTCAAATCAACTGCAAATTCCTAGGCTGTTCTTGAACTTTCTGCAAGGATTGAAGCGATTCTTCCTGCTCATTCAACGCTGCTGTGCGGCGTCCAGGACGGCATGA